A single window of Malus sylvestris chromosome 5, drMalSylv7.2, whole genome shotgun sequence DNA harbors:
- the LOC126621109 gene encoding berberine bridge enzyme-like 8 — MAILFLPMKLLPLLFLPFNSVMSTTLSSSATESFLQCFTSHIQYHFNSSDDISKIIITKNNSNYSSVLQSSIHNLRFWNTSTPKPEAIIAPFHYSHVQAAVICSKKEGILIKTRSGGHDYEGVSYVSGTPFIIIDLFNLRSVDVDIENESAWVEAGATVGELSYAIAQKSKLYGFPAGICHTVGVGGHISGGGHGTLFRKFGLAADNVLDAMIVDVNGNVLNRKSMGEELFWAIRGGGGSSFGVIVAWKLRLVPVPTSVTVYRESKTIEEGATELLSKWQAIADTIPEEYFLRLVLLANQDGTNGGKVITVLFDCLFLETVEKLLPWMQENFPELSLDQTKFTEMSWIDSVLYFSGIPRNESELLLQRRTEDSNRFFKAKSDYVTDPISEAGLEHLWKILLEEERSVLILTPFGGKMSEISDSETPFPHRKGTLFEIQYMIFWNDDKETEKHIGWMRRLYEYMTPHVSKSPRAAYLNYRDLDLGRNIDDGSTGYEEASIWGLKYFKGNFMRLVNVKTVVDPDNFFWDEQSIPVLPLSEKLKCQQQLGGFAATVEIQ, encoded by the coding sequence ATGGCGATCTTATTCTTACCCATGAAACTACTCCCACTACTTTTCTTACCTTTCAATTCAGTTATGTCCACAACTCTAAGTTCATCAGCTACAGAAAGCTTTCTTCAATGCTTTACCTCCCACATACAGTACCATTTCAACTCAAGTGATGATATCAGCAAAATCATCATCACAAAAAACAACTCAAATTATTCGTCAGTCTTGCAATCTTCTATACACAACCTCAGATTCTGGAACACTTCAACTCCGAAACCAGAAGCTATCATCGCTCCTTTTCACTACTCTCATGTTCAAGCAGCTGTAATCTGCTCCAAGAAAGAGGGCATACTTATTAAAACACGCAGCGGTGGCCATGACTACGAGGGGGTATCTTATGTATCCGGAACTCCTTTCATAATCATTGATCTTTTCAATCTTCGGTCTGTCGATGTTGACATAGAGAATGAGAGTGCCTGGGTCGAGGCAGGTGCTACTGTCGGAGAGCTGTCTTACGCAATTGCGCAAAAGAGTAAACTCTATGGCTTTCCGGCAGGAATTTGTCACACAGTTGGTGTTGGGGGGCATATTAGTGGAGGTGGACATGGTACATTGTTCAGGAAATTTGGTCTAGCAGCTGACAATGTCCTTGACGCTATGATTGTCGACGTTAATGGCAATGTTCTGAACCGAAAATCCATGGGAGAAGAACTCTTTTGGGCTATTCGAGGAGGGGGAGGCTcaagctttggagtcattgTGGCATGGAAACTTAGACTGGTACCTGTTCCTACATCTGTAACTGTTTATAGGGAATCGAAGACCATAGAAGAAGGTGCAACCGAACTTCTTTCGAAATGGCAAGCTATAGCAGATACGATTCCTGAAGAGTACTTCTTGCGTTTGGTTCTACTTGCGAATCAGGATGGTACAAATGGCGGAAAAGTTATTACAGTTTTATTTGATTGCTTGTTTCTCGAGACTGTTGAGAAACTTCTCCCTTGGATGCAAGAAAATTTTCCAGAGTTAAGTTTAGACCAGACCAAGTTCACCGAAATGAGTTGGATTGATTCTGTTCTGTACTTTTCTGGCATCCCAAGAAACGAATCGGAACTTCTGCTTCAGCGGAGGACTGAAGATTCTAATAGATTCTTCAAAGCAAAATCAGACTATGTGACTGATCCAATTTCAGAAGCCGGCTTGGAGCATTTATGGAAAATACTACTTGAAGAAGAGAGATCTGTATTGATACTGACACCTTTTGGCGGAAAAATGAGTGAGATTTCTGATTCTGAAACTCCTTTCCCACATAGAAAaggaactttgtttgaaatccaGTATATGATATTTTGGAATGATGACAAAGAAACTGAGAAGCATATTGGTTGGATGAGAAGGCTGTATGAGTACATGACACCGCACGTTTCGAAGTCCCCGAGAGCTGCCTACTTGAATTATAGGGATCTTGACTTGGGGAGGAACATTGATGATGGCAGTACAGGCTATGAAGAAGCAAGCATTTGGGGTCTCAAGTATTTCAAGGGTAACTTTATGAGACTTGTTAATGTGAAGACAGTGGTCGATCCTGATAACTTCTTCTGGGATGAACAAAGTATTCCTGTGTTACCATTGAGTGAAAAACTCAAGTGTCAACAACAACTAGGCGGATTTGCTGCAACTGTAGAAATTCAATAG
- the LOC126621116 gene encoding berberine bridge enzyme-like 26, whose translation MEISNVKVLQLLLFILLNLVCSTTSNSNSQRFLQCFSSNINSNPSSKIILTKNSPAYFSVLQSSIQNLRFLNNSTRKPLAIVTPFQYSHVQAAVKCSKKEGIQIRSRSGGHDYEGLSYVSKTSFIIIDLFNLRSIDIEIENESAWVESGATLGELYYAIAQKSKVYGFPAGTYPTIGVGGHISGGGHGTMFRKYGLAADNVLDAKIVDVNGRVLDRKSMGDELFWAIRGGGGSSFGVILAWKLRLVPVPATLTVYSEARTIEQGATKLIFKWQAIADRIPEEYYVLRLVFQVANGAGTNDGKTIQVIFNFVFLKSVEKLLPWMQENFPELSLDKNKFNEMSWIESVLYISGIPRNESETLLHRTQQSKGFFKAKSDYVTEPISEAGLEGLWERLLQLEIFQLILTPFGGIMSEVSDSEIPFPHRKGTLFEIQYLVSWGDDKETEKHIGSMKMLYEYMTPYVSKSPRAAYLNYRDLDLGTNKNGNTSYAQASIWGLRYFKNNFRRLVHVKTLVDPENFFRNEQSIPVLQSGEK comes from the exons ATGGAGATCTCGAATGTAAAAGTACTTCAACTACTACTCTTCATCCTTCTCAACTTGGTTTGTTCCACAACTTCAAACTCAAATTCCCAAAGATTTCTTCAATGCTTTTCCTCCAACATAAATTCTAACCCATCAAGCAAaatcattctcaccaaaaactcTCCTGCTTACTTCTCAGTCTTGCAATCTTCTATACAGAATCTCCGATTCTTGAACAATTCAACACGAAAACCACTAGCTATCGTTACTCCTTTTCAGTACTCTCATGTTCAAGCAGCGGTAAAATGCTCCAAGAAAGAAGGCATACAAATAAGAAGCCGAAGCGGGGGCCATGACTACGAGGGTCTGTCTTATGTATCCAAAACTTCTTTCATCATCATCGATCTTTTCAATCTTCGTTCCATTGATATTGAAATAGAGAATGAGAGTGCTTGGGTCGAATCAGGTGCTACTCTGGGAGAGTTGTACTACGCAATTGCACAAAAGAGTAAAGTCTATGGATTTCCAGCAGGGACATATCCAACCATTGGTGTAGGGGGACATATTAGTGGAGGTGGACATGGTACCATGTTCAGAAAATATGGCCTTGCAGCTGACAATGTCCTTGATGCTAAGATTGTCGATGTCAATGGAAGAGTTCTTGACAGAAAATCCATGGGAGATGAGCTCTTTTGGGCTATTCGAGGAGGTGGAGGCTCAAGCTTTGGAGTCATTTTGGCATGGAAGCTTAGGTTGGTTCCTGTTCCTGCAACCCTAACAGTTTACTCAGAGGCAAGGACCATTGAACAAGGTGCAACCAAACTTATTTTTAAATGGCAAGCTATAGCAGACAGGATTCCTGAAGAGTAC TACGTCCTGCGTTTGGTGTTCCAAGTCGCAAACGGAGCTGGTACAAATGACGGAAAAACTATTCAAGTCATATTCAATTTCGTGTTTCTCAAGTCTGTTGAGAAACTTCTCCCTTGGATGCAAGAAAATTTCCCAGAGTTGAGTTTAGACAAGAACAAATTCAATGAAATGAGTTGGATTGAGTCTGTCCTATATATTTCTGGCATCCCAAGAAACGAATCAGAAACTTTGCTTCACCGGACGCAACAATCTAAGGGATTCTTCAAAGCGAAATCAGACTATGTTACTGAACCAATTTCAGAAGCTGGCTTGGAAGGTTTATGGGAAAGACTGCTTCAGCTAGAGATATTCCAGTTGATACTGACACCTTTCGGAGGAATAATGAGCGAGGTTTCTGATTCAGAAATTCCTTTCCCACATAGAAAAGGAACTTTATTTGAAATCCAGTATTTGGTCAGTTGGGGTGATGATAAAGAAACTGAGAAACATATTGGCTCGATGAAAATGCTGTACGAGTACATGACACCATATGTTTCGAAGTCCCCGAGAGCTGCCTATTTGAACTATAGAGATCTTGACTTGGGGACGAACAAAAACGGTAACACTAGCTATGCACAAGCAAGCATTTGGGGTTTGAGGTATTTTAAGAATAACTTTAGGAGACTAGTACATGTGAAGACTTTAGTTGATCCTGAGAACTTCTTCAGGAATGAGCAAAGCATCCCGGTGTTACAATCTGGGGAGAAATAG